Proteins encoded in a region of the Variovorax sp. PAMC 28711 genome:
- a CDS encoding ABC transporter ATP-binding protein codes for MSTPNILLNVNGIEVIYNHVILVLKGVSLVVPEGGIVALLGGNGAGKTTTLRAVSNLLAGERGAVTKGTIELRGERIEALTPSALVQRGLVQVMEGRHCFAHLTIEDNLMTGAYTRTDGKAAIAATLEKVYAYFPRLKTRRGSQAAYTSGGEQQMCAIGRALMANPNMVLLDEPSMGLAPQIVEEVFEIVKDLNQKEHVTFLLAEQNTNMALRYADYGYILESGRIVMDGKAADLANNEDVKEFYLGVGGADRKSFKDGKSYKRRKRWLA; via the coding sequence ATGAGCACGCCCAACATTCTCCTCAACGTCAACGGCATCGAGGTCATTTACAACCACGTGATCCTCGTGCTGAAGGGCGTGTCGCTCGTGGTGCCCGAAGGCGGCATCGTCGCGCTGCTGGGCGGCAACGGCGCAGGCAAGACGACCACGCTGCGCGCCGTGAGCAACCTGCTCGCGGGCGAACGCGGCGCGGTGACCAAGGGCACGATCGAGCTGCGCGGCGAGCGCATCGAGGCGCTCACGCCGTCCGCGTTGGTGCAGCGCGGCCTGGTGCAGGTGATGGAAGGGCGCCACTGCTTCGCGCACCTGACGATCGAAGACAACCTCATGACGGGCGCCTACACGCGCACCGACGGCAAGGCCGCGATCGCCGCCACACTGGAAAAGGTCTACGCCTACTTTCCGCGCCTGAAAACGCGGCGCGGCTCGCAGGCCGCCTACACCTCGGGCGGCGAGCAGCAGATGTGCGCGATCGGCCGTGCGCTGATGGCCAACCCGAACATGGTGCTGCTCGACGAGCCCTCGATGGGCCTCGCGCCGCAAATCGTCGAGGAAGTCTTCGAGATCGTGAAAGACCTCAACCAGAAGGAGCACGTGACCTTCCTTCTCGCCGAGCAGAACACGAACATGGCATTGCGCTACGCCGACTACGGCTACATCCTGGAAAGCGGCCGCATCGTGATGGACGGCAAGGCCGCCGACCTCGCGAACAACGAAGACGTCAAGGAGTTCTACCTCGGCGTGGGCGGCGCCGACCGCAAGAGCTTCAAGGACGGCAAGAGCTACAAGCGGCGCAAGAGGTGGTTGGCATGA
- a CDS encoding phenylacetate--CoA ligase family protein, producing MSDFYDALEVREPAERERDLLAALPKQIAHAQTAAPAFTKILDGVKAGDVGSREALARLPVTRKTDLLALQKERRASDPFGGFAAIARGNRMPRIFASPGTLYEPEGDGRDYWRTARALHAAGFRPGELAHNCFSYHMTPAGSIMESGLRAMGCTVFAGGIGQTEQQVEAMVDLKPEGYVGTPSFLKIILEKAQELKLPVPSVTKALVSGEAFPPSLRDWIDAHGVHGTQCYATADIGLIAYETSAREGLVLDEGVLVEIVRPGTGEPVPDGEVGEIVVTTFNPDYPLVRFGTGDLSAVLAGTCPTGRTNKRIKGWLGRADQTTKVRGMFVHPGQIAAVTRRFAEVQRARLVVEGDMGDDRMTLRLECSATPEGLSERVADAIREVTKLRGTVELVAPGTLPNDGKVIEDARSYK from the coding sequence ATGAGCGATTTCTACGACGCGCTCGAAGTTCGCGAACCGGCCGAGCGCGAGCGTGATTTGCTGGCGGCGCTCCCCAAGCAGATCGCCCATGCGCAGACGGCGGCACCGGCGTTCACGAAGATTCTCGACGGCGTGAAGGCTGGCGACGTGGGCTCGCGCGAGGCGCTGGCCAGGTTGCCTGTGACGCGCAAGACCGATCTTCTCGCACTGCAGAAAGAACGCCGCGCGAGCGACCCGTTCGGCGGGTTCGCGGCCATCGCGCGCGGCAACCGCATGCCGCGCATCTTCGCGAGCCCCGGCACCCTCTACGAACCGGAGGGCGACGGCCGCGACTACTGGCGCACCGCGCGTGCGCTGCACGCGGCGGGCTTTCGTCCCGGCGAGCTCGCACACAACTGCTTCAGCTACCACATGACGCCCGCGGGATCGATCATGGAGAGCGGCTTGCGCGCGATGGGCTGCACCGTTTTCGCAGGCGGCATCGGCCAGACCGAACAGCAGGTCGAGGCGATGGTCGACCTGAAGCCCGAGGGCTACGTTGGCACCCCGAGCTTCCTCAAGATCATTCTGGAAAAGGCGCAGGAACTGAAGCTGCCGGTGCCGAGCGTGACCAAGGCGCTCGTGTCCGGTGAAGCGTTTCCGCCCAGTCTGCGCGACTGGATCGACGCGCACGGCGTGCATGGCACGCAGTGCTACGCCACCGCCGACATCGGCCTCATCGCGTACGAAACCAGCGCGCGCGAAGGGCTGGTGCTCGACGAGGGTGTGCTGGTCGAGATCGTGCGTCCCGGCACCGGCGAGCCGGTGCCCGATGGCGAGGTCGGCGAGATCGTCGTCACCACCTTCAATCCGGACTATCCGCTGGTGCGTTTCGGCACCGGCGATCTCTCGGCGGTGCTCGCCGGCACCTGCCCGACGGGCCGCACCAACAAACGCATCAAGGGCTGGCTCGGCCGCGCCGACCAGACCACGAAGGTGCGCGGCATGTTCGTGCACCCCGGCCAGATCGCAGCAGTCACTCGGCGCTTCGCCGAAGTGCAGCGCGCACGGCTCGTGGTCGAAGGCGACATGGGCGACGACCGCATGACGCTCAGGCTCGAATGCAGCGCCACGCCCGAAGGGCTGAGCGAACGCGTGGCCGACGCGATCCGGGAAGTGACCAAGTTGCGCGGCACGGTCGAACTGGTCGCCCCCGGCACCCTCCCGAACGACGGCAAGGTGATCGAGGACGCGCGCAGCTACAAGTGA
- a CDS encoding SDR family oxidoreductase: MATPSLVKTHQKIQREQAAKDRRPAARKSSAAVQAGARRQPVNQTGEQLAKPGREADLKLKPNFMAPDYRGSGKLAGMSTIVTGGDSGIGRAVAVLFAREGADVAIVYLSSDADAEETKRCVEAEGTRCVLIKGDVRKAAFCDRAVARTVKAFGQLDVLVNNAAFQMHADALEDISDERMDLTLQTNIGGYMRMARAALPHLKQGGSIINTGSRTGLQGSWNLIDYSATKGAIHAFTKALALNVISRGIRVNAVAPGPVWTPLNPADKPSKDVKKFGKETDFKRVAQPEELAPAYVFLAAPVCAGYITGIVLPVTGSVAAI, from the coding sequence GTGGCCACCCCTTCCCTCGTCAAGACGCACCAGAAGATCCAGCGCGAACAGGCCGCCAAAGACCGCCGCCCGGCCGCCAGGAAAAGCAGCGCCGCAGTGCAGGCCGGCGCGCGCCGCCAGCCCGTCAACCAGACCGGCGAGCAGCTCGCCAAGCCGGGCCGGGAAGCCGACCTGAAGCTGAAGCCCAACTTCATGGCGCCCGACTACCGCGGCAGCGGCAAGCTGGCCGGCATGAGCACGATCGTGACGGGCGGCGATTCCGGCATCGGCCGCGCGGTGGCGGTGCTGTTCGCCCGCGAGGGCGCCGACGTGGCGATCGTTTACCTGAGCTCCGACGCGGACGCCGAGGAAACCAAACGCTGCGTCGAGGCCGAAGGCACGCGCTGCGTACTGATCAAGGGCGACGTGCGCAAGGCGGCGTTTTGCGATCGCGCGGTGGCGCGCACCGTCAAGGCCTTCGGCCAGCTCGACGTGCTGGTGAACAACGCGGCCTTCCAGATGCACGCCGACGCGCTCGAAGACATTTCCGACGAGCGCATGGACCTCACGTTGCAAACCAACATCGGCGGCTACATGCGCATGGCGCGCGCCGCGTTGCCGCACCTGAAGCAGGGCGGCTCGATCATCAACACGGGCTCGCGCACCGGCCTGCAGGGCAGCTGGAACCTGATCGACTATTCGGCGACGAAAGGCGCGATCCACGCGTTCACCAAAGCGCTCGCGCTGAACGTGATCAGCCGCGGAATCCGGGTCAATGCCGTGGCGCCGGGCCCGGTGTGGACCCCGCTCAATCCGGCCGACAAGCCGTCGAAAGATGTGAAGAAGTTTGGCAAGGAGACCGACTTCAAGCGCGTGGCGCAACCCGAAGAACTGGCGCCTGCCTACGTGTTCCTGGCGGCACCGGTGTGCGCGGGCTACATCACGGGCATCGTGCTGCCGGTGACGGGCAGCGTCGCTGCCATCTGA
- a CDS encoding tripartite tricarboxylate transporter substrate-binding protein: MKKLFALAAIALAAAGAQAQDFPAGKIITIVVPFAAGGPTDRVARDLAEAMRKPLDGVSIVVDNAAGAGSTIGNAKVARAKNDGYTLLLTHVGMATTPVLYRKLPYNYETDFEYLGMINDVPMTVIGKPQLEANNFKELRDWIGKTGSKVNLGNAGIGSASHLCGLLFQSELKVEMTTVPYKGTAPAIADLLGGQIDLLCDQTTNTTSQIEAKKVKPYAVTTLKRLTTPALKDIPTADESGLKGFQVTIWHGLYAPKGTPAPVLKKLNDALKVALKDPEFLKKEEGLGAVVVTDKRIEPAEHKKFVQAEVARFGPVIKAAGVYAD, encoded by the coding sequence ATGAAGAAGCTGTTCGCCCTCGCGGCAATCGCCCTGGCCGCTGCAGGCGCCCAGGCTCAGGATTTTCCGGCGGGCAAGATCATCACGATCGTGGTGCCCTTCGCCGCAGGCGGCCCGACCGACCGCGTGGCGCGCGATCTGGCCGAAGCCATGCGCAAGCCGCTCGATGGCGTGAGCATCGTGGTCGACAACGCGGCCGGCGCCGGCAGCACCATCGGCAACGCCAAGGTGGCCCGCGCCAAGAACGACGGCTACACGCTGCTGCTCACGCACGTCGGCATGGCGACCACGCCGGTGCTGTACCGCAAGCTGCCGTACAACTACGAGACCGATTTCGAGTACCTCGGCATGATCAACGACGTGCCGATGACGGTCATCGGCAAGCCGCAACTCGAAGCCAACAACTTCAAGGAACTGCGCGACTGGATCGGCAAGACCGGCAGCAAGGTCAACCTCGGCAACGCCGGCATCGGCTCCGCGTCGCACCTGTGCGGCCTGCTGTTCCAGAGCGAACTCAAGGTCGAAATGACGACCGTGCCGTACAAGGGCACCGCCCCGGCCATCGCCGACCTGCTGGGCGGCCAGATCGACCTGCTCTGCGACCAGACCACCAACACGACGAGCCAGATCGAAGCCAAGAAGGTCAAACCCTACGCCGTCACCACGCTCAAGCGCCTCACCACGCCGGCGCTCAAGGACATTCCGACGGCCGACGAGTCCGGGCTGAAGGGCTTCCAGGTCACCATCTGGCACGGTCTCTACGCGCCCAAGGGCACGCCGGCGCCGGTGCTGAAGAAGCTGAACGACGCCCTCAAGGTCGCGCTGAAGGACCCTGAATTCCTGAAGAAGGAAGAAGGCCTCGGCGCCGTCGTCGTGACCGACAAGCGCATCGAGCCGGCCGAGCACAAGAAGTTCGTGCAAGCCGAAGTCGCGCGCTTCGGCCCGGTGATCAAGGCAGCGGGCGTCTACGCGGACTGA
- a CDS encoding LysR family transcriptional regulator ArgP: MLDYSALSALAAVVREGSFDRAASALHVTPSAISQRVRLLEERMGCALVVRDQPCRATEAGRRLCQHVDRVRLLEQDLSDAVPSLVSDRAARVQLPVAVNADSLATWFAPAVAIFAADAPVLVEIAVDDQDHTAEWLRSGVVMAAVTGGARPAAGCNSQALGAMRYVAAASPAFRARHFAEGVGAASLAVAPSLVFNTKDALQSQWARRLCHRHVELPRHVVPSSHAFVTAALAGMGWGLHPLSLIAQHLKDGSLVDLAPTMPLDVPLYWQQARAASALLESLTRQVVAAASRALLPP; encoded by the coding sequence ATGCTCGACTATTCAGCACTGTCCGCGCTTGCTGCGGTGGTACGTGAAGGCAGTTTTGATCGCGCGGCCAGCGCGCTTCATGTCACACCGTCCGCCATTTCCCAGCGCGTGCGACTCCTGGAGGAGCGCATGGGTTGCGCGCTCGTGGTGCGCGATCAGCCCTGCCGCGCAACGGAAGCAGGACGGCGCCTTTGCCAGCACGTCGATCGCGTCAGATTGCTCGAACAAGACCTCTCGGATGCCGTTCCGTCGCTGGTGTCGGACAGGGCTGCGCGGGTCCAGTTACCCGTCGCGGTCAACGCCGACAGCCTCGCAACGTGGTTTGCGCCCGCCGTGGCGATCTTCGCGGCCGACGCACCCGTTCTCGTCGAAATCGCGGTGGACGACCAGGACCACACGGCCGAGTGGCTGCGCAGTGGCGTGGTGATGGCGGCCGTCACCGGCGGTGCCCGACCGGCGGCGGGGTGCAACAGCCAGGCATTGGGGGCGATGCGCTACGTGGCGGCAGCCAGTCCCGCCTTCAGGGCGCGGCATTTCGCTGAAGGCGTGGGTGCGGCCAGCCTGGCCGTGGCGCCGAGCCTCGTCTTCAACACCAAGGACGCGTTGCAGAGCCAGTGGGCGCGCCGCCTGTGCCATCGGCATGTCGAGTTGCCCCGACACGTCGTCCCGTCGTCCCATGCGTTCGTGACGGCCGCATTGGCCGGGATGGGCTGGGGCCTGCATCCGCTGTCCCTGATCGCGCAGCACTTGAAGGATGGCTCGCTGGTCGACCTGGCGCCGACGATGCCCCTGGATGTGCCGCTGTACTGGCAACAGGCGCGCGCCGCCTCCGCGCTTCTTGAGAGCTTGACGCGGCAGGTGGTCGCAGCAGCCAGCCGGGCGCTGTTGCCACCCTGA
- a CDS encoding LysE/ArgO family amino acid transporter, with translation MMTSPALPAFAQGLALSLGLIAAIGAQNALVLRQGLRREHVGSIVLFCATADAVLIAAGVLGMAHALGQRPELARLLALAGAAFLTMYGVLALRRARHAQPMHPADNRPMTRGTAIAQAAAFTLLNPHVYLDTVLLVGTVGAQQPPALRGWFIAGAATASCVWFILLGFGARLMAPWLAKPGAWRWLDGLIGVTMLVLAAALIRRAFAGTS, from the coding sequence ATGATGACTTCTCCAGCCCTTCCGGCCTTCGCGCAAGGCCTCGCCCTGAGCTTGGGACTGATCGCCGCCATCGGCGCCCAGAACGCCCTCGTCCTGCGGCAGGGGCTGCGCCGCGAGCACGTCGGGAGCATCGTTCTGTTCTGCGCAACGGCGGATGCGGTCCTGATTGCGGCCGGCGTGCTGGGCATGGCACACGCACTGGGCCAGCGGCCCGAACTGGCGCGCTTGCTGGCCCTCGCGGGCGCTGCCTTCCTCACGATGTACGGCGTTTTGGCCTTGCGCCGCGCGCGGCATGCGCAGCCGATGCACCCTGCTGACAACCGGCCCATGACTCGCGGAACGGCAATCGCACAGGCGGCTGCGTTCACGCTGCTCAATCCGCATGTTTATCTCGACACCGTCCTGCTGGTTGGCACCGTGGGCGCCCAACAACCTCCGGCCTTGCGCGGCTGGTTCATTGCAGGCGCCGCAACGGCCAGCTGCGTCTGGTTCATCCTGCTGGGCTTCGGCGCTCGCTTGATGGCGCCCTGGTTGGCCAAGCCGGGCGCGTGGCGCTGGCTGGACGGACTCATCGGCGTGACCATGCTCGTCCTGGCGGCGGCGCTGATTCGCCGTGCATTCGCGGGCACCTCGTAA
- a CDS encoding porin encodes MKKTLVVVAALATGGIASAQSSVTLFGVVDAAVRNVSNKSESINGFGPGLSVKASRTELANSGLSSSRLGFRGVEDLGGGLAAGFWLEAPLGNDDGGPALAFSRRSTVSLSGAFGEIRLGRDKTATVYQEETFDPFGDTGIGGSLIIDANETSTAGGGFGANSAYKRASNMVSYFLPRNLGGFYGNVEYAFHERVRTSPDTFAGADRTSTGRHVGGRLGYANGPFDIAASYAQNDTSLTTGTGTAAVTRLGNIKTFNLGSSYDFGVAKVFGEISRSNDERDPLNAFSQTQGVDLTGYLLGVTVPVGPGLIRASYAQVKYDDNRAPAFGVSTADPKANKLALGYVHNLSKRTALYGTLARVSNKNGANLTVGAGPAYVTTANAVAVRPKSSTGYEFGIRHTF; translated from the coding sequence ATGAAGAAAACCCTTGTCGTCGTGGCCGCCCTGGCCACTGGCGGCATCGCGTCGGCCCAGTCGAGCGTGACCCTGTTCGGCGTCGTCGATGCCGCCGTGCGCAACGTGTCGAACAAAAGCGAATCGATCAACGGCTTCGGCCCCGGCCTCTCGGTCAAGGCCAGCCGCACCGAGCTGGCCAATTCCGGCCTGAGTTCCAGCCGCCTCGGCTTTCGTGGCGTGGAAGATCTCGGCGGCGGCCTCGCAGCCGGCTTCTGGCTCGAAGCGCCGCTGGGCAACGACGACGGTGGCCCGGCCCTCGCGTTCTCGCGCCGCTCGACCGTGAGCCTGTCGGGCGCTTTCGGCGAGATCCGCCTCGGCCGCGACAAGACCGCGACCGTCTACCAGGAAGAAACCTTCGATCCGTTCGGCGACACCGGCATCGGCGGCTCGCTGATCATCGACGCCAACGAGACCAGCACGGCCGGCGGCGGCTTCGGTGCCAACAGCGCCTACAAGCGCGCCAGCAACATGGTGTCGTACTTCCTGCCGCGCAACCTCGGTGGCTTCTACGGCAATGTCGAGTACGCATTCCACGAGCGGGTGCGCACCTCGCCCGACACCTTCGCGGGCGCCGACCGCACGAGCACCGGACGCCATGTGGGCGGCCGCTTGGGCTACGCCAACGGCCCGTTCGACATCGCGGCCAGCTACGCGCAGAACGACACCAGCTTGACCACCGGCACGGGCACCGCAGCCGTGACGCGCCTCGGCAACATCAAGACCTTCAACCTCGGCTCGAGCTATGACTTCGGCGTGGCGAAGGTGTTCGGCGAGATCTCCCGCTCGAACGACGAGCGCGACCCGCTCAACGCGTTCTCGCAAACGCAGGGCGTCGACCTCACGGGCTATCTGCTGGGTGTGACGGTACCGGTCGGTCCCGGCCTGATCCGCGCGTCGTATGCGCAGGTCAAGTACGACGACAACCGCGCACCGGCTTTCGGTGTGAGCACGGCCGACCCGAAGGCGAACAAGCTGGCGCTGGGCTACGTGCACAACCTGTCGAAGCGCACCGCGCTCTATGGCACGCTGGCGCGCGTCTCCAACAAGAACGGCGCCAACCTCACGGTGGGCGCCGGTCCTGCTTACGTCACCACCGCCAACGCGGTGGCCGTGCGGCCGAAGTCGTCGACCGGCTACGAGTTCGGCATCCGCCACACGTTCTGA
- a CDS encoding thiamine pyrophosphate-dependent dehydrogenase E1 component subunit alpha, whose translation MDLTISAPDRRALYRTMVRIRAFENAAEIASQGGVSAYGQEAAGAAKVRGPLHLSTGQEAVPAGVCAHLKAADYLTSTHRGHGHTLAKGADLTRMMAELFGKATGFNGGKGGSMHIADFSVGMLGANGVVAAGLPIAVGAAHAQKLQKRDAITVCFFGDGAINRGPFLEALNWARVYTLPVLFVCEDNRWSATTASGPMTAGDGASARAEALDIAATQVDGNDVFAVHAAAARLVAEVRSGAGPRLLHALTYRVKGHVSVDTAAYRDPAELAAALETDPIASARAKCLVAGLDAADLDAIEAEAKAEVETALNAADAAPWPDASAAFTDVQTTGAGQWH comes from the coding sequence ATGGACTTGACGATTTCAGCGCCCGACCGACGGGCGCTCTACCGCACGATGGTGCGCATTCGCGCCTTCGAGAACGCCGCCGAGATCGCCAGCCAGGGCGGCGTGAGCGCGTATGGCCAAGAGGCCGCCGGCGCCGCGAAAGTGCGTGGCCCACTGCATCTTTCGACCGGGCAGGAGGCCGTGCCGGCCGGCGTGTGCGCGCACCTGAAAGCTGCCGACTACCTCACGTCGACGCACCGCGGCCACGGCCACACGCTCGCCAAGGGCGCCGACCTCACACGGATGATGGCCGAGCTGTTCGGCAAGGCGACCGGCTTCAACGGCGGCAAGGGCGGCTCGATGCACATCGCCGACTTTTCCGTCGGGATGCTCGGGGCCAACGGCGTCGTGGCCGCCGGGCTGCCAATCGCGGTCGGCGCGGCGCACGCGCAAAAACTGCAAAAGCGCGACGCGATCACCGTCTGCTTTTTCGGCGATGGCGCGATCAACCGCGGCCCCTTTCTCGAAGCACTGAACTGGGCACGCGTGTACACGCTGCCCGTGCTCTTCGTCTGCGAAGACAACCGCTGGAGCGCGACCACGGCCAGCGGCCCGATGACCGCCGGCGACGGCGCCTCGGCACGCGCCGAAGCGCTCGACATCGCCGCCACGCAGGTCGACGGCAACGACGTGTTCGCGGTGCACGCGGCCGCAGCGCGGCTGGTCGCCGAAGTGCGCAGCGGCGCCGGCCCGCGATTGCTGCACGCCCTCACCTACCGCGTGAAAGGCCACGTGTCGGTCGATACTGCTGCATACCGCGACCCGGCCGAACTGGCTGCCGCCCTCGAGACCGATCCGATCGCCAGTGCACGCGCCAAGTGCCTGGTAGCGGGCCTCGATGCCGCCGATCTCGATGCGATCGAGGCCGAAGCGAAAGCCGAAGTCGAAACGGCCCTGAACGCCGCCGACGCCGCGCCGTGGCCCGACGCCAGCGCCGCCTTCACCGACGTGCAGACCACGGGAGCCGGCCAATGGCATTGA
- a CDS encoding alpha-ketoacid dehydrogenase subunit beta, giving the protein MALIDLSYAEAAALAVRHAMEADSNVVVLGEDVGRGGIFGQYKGLQQRFGADRVIDTPISEAAIMGAGVGMALAGLRPVVEMRVVDFALCGMDELVNQAAKNRFMFGGQGRVPLVARMPGGIWDASAAQHSQSLEAWFAHLPGVVVVSPSTPQDNYSLLRASLACGDPVVYIEHKALWGVRGPVDLALDVPLGRAARRRTGDALTLVSWGKQLQACAAACDALANEGIAVDLLDLRTLWPWDREAVLSSCTRTGRLLVVHEAVQAAGFGAEIAATAAEATGCKVARLGAPRIPVGYAPVLEAQSRVGAEAIATAARKLVG; this is encoded by the coding sequence ATGGCATTGATCGATTTGAGCTACGCCGAGGCCGCAGCGCTCGCCGTGCGGCATGCGATGGAGGCCGATTCGAACGTCGTCGTGCTCGGCGAAGACGTGGGCCGCGGCGGCATCTTCGGCCAGTACAAGGGACTGCAGCAGCGCTTTGGCGCGGACCGCGTGATCGACACGCCGATCAGCGAGGCCGCGATCATGGGCGCGGGCGTCGGCATGGCGCTCGCGGGCCTGCGACCGGTGGTCGAGATGCGCGTGGTCGACTTCGCGCTCTGCGGCATGGACGAGCTGGTCAACCAGGCCGCCAAGAACCGCTTCATGTTCGGTGGCCAGGGCCGCGTGCCGCTGGTGGCGCGCATGCCGGGCGGCATCTGGGATGCGTCCGCGGCGCAGCATTCGCAGTCGCTCGAAGCGTGGTTCGCACACCTGCCCGGCGTGGTGGTGGTGAGCCCGTCGACGCCGCAGGACAACTACAGCCTGCTGCGCGCATCGCTCGCGTGCGGCGACCCAGTCGTCTACATCGAGCACAAGGCGCTGTGGGGCGTGCGTGGCCCCGTCGACCTCGCGCTCGACGTGCCGCTGGGGCGCGCCGCCCGGCGCCGCACTGGCGACGCGCTCACGCTCGTGAGCTGGGGCAAGCAGCTGCAGGCCTGCGCTGCGGCCTGCGACGCTCTGGCGAACGAAGGCATCGCGGTCGATCTGCTCGACCTGCGCACGCTCTGGCCGTGGGACCGCGAGGCGGTGCTGTCGTCGTGCACGCGCACCGGCCGCCTGCTGGTCGTGCACGAAGCGGTGCAGGCGGCCGGCTTCGGCGCGGAGATCGCCGCGACGGCGGCCGAAGCGACGGGCTGCAAGGTCGCGCGGCTCGGTGCGCCGCGCATCCCGGTCGGCTACGCGCCGGTGCTCGAGGCGCAATCGCGCGTAGGCGCCGAGGCCATCGCCACGGCTGCACGCAAGTTGGTCGGCTGA
- a CDS encoding MarR family winged helix-turn-helix transcriptional regulator, whose product MVESVFFKLVRVVNLTARPFQQRVGRQHQLTLNEWRTLAVLAAEPGITATQVSDLTGLDKMAVSRALTGLKQHKRVQRHDDPTDQRRSRLYLTAAGKALFEVASAEAQAREAELFAGVDTAELARLGATLDKLIAAIETTD is encoded by the coding sequence GTGGTCGAGTCGGTCTTCTTCAAGCTGGTGCGAGTGGTCAACCTCACCGCCCGGCCGTTCCAGCAGCGCGTCGGCCGCCAGCACCAGCTCACGCTGAACGAATGGCGCACGCTCGCGGTGTTGGCGGCCGAGCCTGGCATCACCGCGACGCAGGTGTCCGACCTGACCGGCCTCGACAAGATGGCGGTGAGCCGCGCGCTCACCGGCTTGAAGCAACACAAGCGCGTGCAGCGACACGACGACCCGACCGACCAGCGCCGCAGCCGGCTCTACCTCACGGCCGCCGGCAAGGCGCTGTTCGAGGTGGCCAGCGCCGAAGCGCAGGCGCGGGAGGCCGAGCTGTTCGCTGGCGTCGACACCGCCGAGCTGGCCCGACTGGGCGCCACGCTCGACAAACTGATCGCGGCGATCGAGACAACGGACTGA
- a CDS encoding Bug family tripartite tricarboxylate transporter substrate binding protein, with the protein MTHLFQPTRRSALAAVAAASIVAVAGPAAAQGTWPNKPVRIVVPFAAGGTTDILARAIAPELSKAFGQQFIVDNKPGAGGNLGAEIVAHAPNDGYTLLMGTVGTHGINRALYPKLPYDPIKDFVPVTLVAAVPNVMEMNAEKAKALNINNVADFIKYAKANPGKLNMASSGSGTSIHLAGELFKSMTGTYMIHIPYRGSGPALMDMVGGSADVMFDNLPSSMQQIKGGKLKALAVTSATRSSALPDVPTVEEVGGPALKGYEASSWFGLLAPAGTSPDTVNRIQQEVSKSLATPAMKEKMQLQGAIPSGSTPAQFTKLIDDEHKKWARVVKDSGAKVD; encoded by the coding sequence ATGACTCATCTTTTCCAGCCAACCCGGCGCTCAGCGTTGGCCGCCGTGGCGGCCGCATCGATCGTTGCAGTGGCCGGCCCCGCGGCCGCGCAAGGCACCTGGCCAAACAAGCCGGTGCGCATCGTCGTGCCCTTCGCGGCAGGCGGCACCACCGACATCCTCGCGCGCGCGATCGCGCCCGAGCTGTCGAAGGCGTTCGGCCAGCAGTTCATCGTCGACAACAAGCCGGGTGCTGGCGGCAATCTCGGCGCCGAGATCGTGGCGCATGCGCCCAACGACGGCTACACGCTGCTCATGGGCACGGTCGGCACGCACGGCATCAACCGTGCGCTGTACCCCAAGCTGCCCTACGACCCGATCAAGGACTTCGTGCCTGTGACGCTGGTCGCCGCCGTGCCGAACGTGATGGAAATGAACGCCGAGAAAGCGAAGGCGCTCAACATCAACAACGTGGCGGACTTCATCAAGTACGCAAAGGCCAACCCGGGCAAGCTGAACATGGCCTCGAGCGGCAGCGGCACCTCGATCCACCTGGCCGGCGAGCTCTTCAAGAGCATGACCGGCACCTACATGATCCATATCCCGTACCGCGGCTCCGGCCCCGCGCTGATGGACATGGTCGGCGGCAGCGCCGATGTGATGTTCGACAACCTGCCCTCGTCGATGCAGCAGATCAAAGGCGGCAAGTTGAAGGCGCTGGCCGTGACGAGCGCGACCCGCTCCAGCGCGCTGCCCGATGTGCCGACGGTCGAAGAAGTGGGTGGTCCCGCGCTCAAAGGTTACGAGGCGAGTTCATGGTTCGGCCTGCTCGCGCCCGCCGGCACGTCACCCGACACCGTGAACCGGATTCAGCAGGAGGTCTCGAAGTCGCTTGCGACGCCGGCGATGAAGGAAAAGATGCAGCTTCAGGGCGCGATCCCGAGCGGCAGCACCCCCGCGCAGTTCACGAAGCTCATCGACGACGAGCACAAAAAATGGGCCAGGGTCGTCAAGGACTCCGGCGCGAAGGTGGACTAG
- a CDS encoding DUF1840 domain-containing protein, with product MLYRFKSRATQDFVMLEVHARQLFDIIGKSASPNGVVTVEQMPAAISALEAAIAQERGNAHNNDKFAVEDHDNEAEAEHIGLRQRASPLLHMLKDSMADGKDVTWEV from the coding sequence ATGCTTTACCGGTTCAAGTCCCGTGCCACCCAAGACTTCGTGATGCTCGAAGTGCACGCCCGCCAGCTGTTCGACATCATCGGCAAGAGCGCTTCCCCGAACGGCGTCGTCACCGTCGAGCAGATGCCTGCGGCCATCTCGGCGCTGGAGGCGGCGATCGCTCAGGAACGTGGCAACGCGCACAACAACGACAAGTTCGCCGTCGAAGACCACGACAACGAGGCCGAAGCCGAACACATCGGCCTGCGCCAGCGTGCCTCGCCCCTGCTTCACATGCTCAAGGACTCGATGGCCGACGGAAAAGACGTCACCTGGGAAGTGTGA